In Chryseobacterium sp. C-71, the genomic window TTTTGGTGAAACGACTTCGATCACTGATCGTCGGCTGGTTTTTACATCACCTTTCAAAATAGAGTCTAATTCTTTGAAGGCTTCTTCTTTGGTAAAGCTTGCCAAAAACCCAAGTCTTCCGGTGTTGACACCCACGACAGGAATTTCAAGATCTTCTATGAAAGTCAGTGAATTAACAATCGTTCCGTCGCCACCAAAGGTGAAGAAAAGATCAATTTCTCTGTCGATAAGATCCTGTTTGTTGCCAAAAGTCTCAAATATTTTCGAAAATTGAAGCGCTTCAGCCATTTCGTCAAACAAAACAGATTTTACGCCTCTGCTTTCCAGTTCAGAAATAAATTTGCTTAAATATAAAAAAGTATCAAGATCTTTTTTCTGAGAATATATGGCTGCCTTCATATTATATTTCGATAAATTTTTGTAAAAAACCTAAACGGTCTTTGAAAAGATCTGTTTTCTCATCAGAATAATATTTTTCAACAATTCTGTAATCATAACGGTCAAAAGTAGCGTCAATAGAAGCTAAATTTTCGTTGCTGATCTTGATGGTGATGTGAATAAATTCGTCTGACATGAAACTGATAAACCCGCCGTAGAACTTAGAATTGTTGCTCTCGACGATGTTGGCAATTTCGGTCATAGAATATTTTCTTGCCGGAGTTTCTATGGTTAGTGTAGCACCGGTTTCCGAAAACAGAGGGTATTTTGAAAAAGTTTGGAAAACATCATCACAACAGATGTACCCCAGATATTTTTCGTTTTTATTGATCACAGGAATCACGTTGGCATTGAATGTATAAAACAATCGTATGCTGTCCATGATATTATTATCCTCCAAAATGGCGAAGCGCTCGATCTGATGTTCGAGGTTCTTTAAAGTTCCTTCTTCCTCATAAAGAAAGTCTTTGGCGATGGCTCCGTAAAAATGGTGTGATTTTTTGATGAAAATATGCGTATATCCAAATGCTTCTAGGGTTTCCCTAGCTGATTCGATAGAGTCAGTCAGATGAAAACACGGAAAATCTTTTGAGATATAGTCCTTGATAAACATTGTGCTAATTTATAAAATTTTAAACGAAACGTTTGTTATAAAAGTACGTTATTTTCAGAAAAATTTAAAAAAGCAAAAATAAATTTTGTTGGTTTAAGATATTAAATTATCTTTGTCGCCTTTCATTTTTACTTTTTATTAGATTTATTTCAAACTGCACTGTCTTTTTAGACAGCCGCAGTTTTTTTATTTTAGGGCTTTTGCGAATTTTTTAAAACTATTTTTAACGCAAAGCTCGCTAAGATTTTTTTTAATATTGTTTTGCGTATTTTTTG contains:
- a CDS encoding CBS domain-containing protein gives rise to the protein MFIKDYISKDFPCFHLTDSIESARETLEAFGYTHIFIKKSHHFYGAIAKDFLYEEEGTLKNLEHQIERFAILEDNNIMDSIRLFYTFNANVIPVINKNEKYLGYICCDDVFQTFSKYPLFSETGATLTIETPARKYSMTEIANIVESNNSKFYGGFISFMSDEFIHITIKISNENLASIDATFDRYDYRIVEKYYSDEKTDLFKDRLGFLQKFIEI